aggttgtagactagagtttttgcttcagaattatgtaaaaattctgctgcctactccttcatataaaacaatatattgatttagtttttgtaagacactttttgtcaagaaacacagtatgcatggaggcgtgaatcatcatgaataatggatcatttacacctgagaagacaaaaaaatggcataataatgacctgaaatgacttgcatattaatgaggcctttcagtcaggtaggctgtgaaaaaacctgtcacgttcctgttcactccggactccatttcccataatcctcccttacctatcacatgcactcactccaccaatcacctatTGACACATACTCCTGAAGCTTTTTACctggactatttaagactcactcacacaccaccTCAATGCGAGGTCTTGATTCACcctgtgacaattctgagcgtttgtATCCTAGCTGCCTGTCTGTTTCCGGTTTATGATTCTCTGCCTTCTGCCTTTGGACTGATTATTGTTATCTGGACTGTGAAcgatatctgcctgccctgatctactgcctgtatcctgaccacgattctgcctgtcccttgctgtccATGTTTGCCCCTgctttgaccctgcctgtacgaccacgcttacttttgtagtaaagcttgcaaatggatctctgcctgagtCCCGTCGCTTTGTTACAGGAACATATATTCAAAACATAAGCCAATAATAGTTAAATTAGATAACCCAGATATAAAccacatcaaaaaataaattaaattaaagaaattattaaaataacaaagtAAAGCTAGAATTGTCAACTTGTATTTTTAACTGCAGAGACAATAAACGCTAAACTGGAGTGGCAGTCTTTTTAGCTAAACAttaacagcatccaaaaatcAAATTACATCCGGCTGAAATAGTTTGAAATCACTTGTAGCTACCCTACCTGATTGAGAGACAAAAATCCAGTCTTTCACGTGATCTGCCTGTGTCCGGTCTTTCAAATAGCGCGCTATAGTCAGCTCGTTAACGTTTGCCGGCAGAAGCGTGCTGCAATGTTTGACGTTGTTGAGCGGTAGGACATGAGCTGTTGGCACAACTTGCATCATACGTTTTTTGATCATCTTTTACCATTTCAAAGTGCATCCAATTGTACACTTTATCCAAGACATTGTTAAAGATTTATCCCTGCTGTAAAGATGCTCATCTGCCGGTCACGGATCATGGAAGTGAACTTAAATCGGTCACAGGTTGGATTTATTCatgcacattaaaaatatttattaaaagcttctttcttttcacatttttatttatagtattaaaataataggctgtatattaaCCTATTGGGAAAGAACCGGTATGTCTATGTAAAATCAGATATTGAGCGCCCCTAAATCTCGTCTCATATCACCTCTGCGACGATTCGACTGTGAGATTGGTAGTCGAATCAGGCTCCTTCTATTGAAGATTCGAATATTCaactattcagggtcacccctaGTAAACAGTGGAAGCAGGTGAgcagtgttgggtaagttactcaaaaaagtaatccactacaaattactacattaaaattgtaatttgattacattacatttgatcAGATTACTAATTGCTTTACATTCAAGTTACTTTGAAACCTACAAaaatacgcaacaaactgaaaCTCATAGttctttctgtaatttaatattaGCAGTCCTAGCAAATCTTAAAAATATTCCTTAATCATCTATAGGTAGCTTATTCATTCAAATGCAATCAACAGTCACCTGAGGGCGCTCAACGACCACGTCATCTGTGAGTGTGAGATTCtaacaaactaaaaataacttataaatatatgaaatataaactaataaatatatgaaatattgtacacttgttaatgtttatttttgtttgccctttttttaatagtatttaatgattatgaacacatattaaacatgacaaaccattcAATCGATTAAACTACAAAGCTGTCAGGTatgtatgattacaaaataaagtcattaagattattatttatattattatataaaataacatgTAGGATAAAAGTAGGCCTAGTTTAATCACGTGTTGAGCCGTTTCTGTGACAGCTCCAGCTCTCCGATGCACAGTTATAGTCTACATCAGCCTCCGAATTTACTCACTTCATTTCGTGCATTCTTTGCAGATATAGTGCACTCAGATGGCATACACTATATAGGGATTAGTGAATCAGTTAACGAGTGAGTGGTTTCAGACACCGCTTAAACATTCCTTTCTGTGTGTAGCATGTGTGTGGTATCTTAACTGTGGTTATGTTTGTATGTAACTGCATTAAAGACAGGGAAAAAAATGCTGAAAACCTTTATAATAACATTTGCAAACAGTATTGTTCAGAAGTTACCTTCTCTCCCGATCCTGAACAAATCGCCTAAAAATCCAATCTAGCTTGTTTAGGAGGTTGGACCGCGCTCTTCTTGGGAGCGGGTATTCTCCTCCACGCGTCCTCCGGTGATTCATAATGACGCATCCGAAATGCACTTTACCTATTTTTTTTTCGCAATTTTATTGACATCAGTAACTGTAATCAAATtacataaatttaaaatgtaatgcgtTACACTACTGCGTTATCAGGAAAAGTAATTAGACTACAGTAACGCATTATACCCAACTCTGCAGGTGAGTCAAATGATCAAGCACTTCTGTACAGTCACTTTAGTGATAGATAACAATATTGTCTTGCAGATGGAGGGAATGAAGAACAGGAAAAGGATGACAACAGAAATGGAGACACAGGAACTCAGGTGAGTAGCGGGTAAGTCCAGGTACGTAAGACGAGACCTGACAATgaagtgaagggagtgagtgtctttacagtgtctttgaTGAAGCAGtgcaggtgcaggtgatcaGTACTCAGGAGATTGTGAGCGAGCAGGTGGAGCTTGATGATGTGGTGATGATGCGTTGGTGTAGGTGGGTGTTGGCTGTGACTCCGTGACAAGTGagtaatatatatgtttttatcaAAAGTAGTATTGGTTAATGATGTTGGTATTTTATTGCCATTTAACCTGTTTTTGATATGtgcaaacaaaattatttaGAATTAATAGTGGTGCAGCTGTACTTAGAACTGaggattttattgaaaataataacaaatcaccattatggtgattaGTGTTCCCCCtggaacaaaaacatttgtacTCTCAAGGTTTATGTTGAATTAGATGGACCTTTTGACAGGAGTAAATACTGCAGAagtcttattattattaaaacaagtCACGAGGAAAGacaagggggaaaaaagaagTGGGAAATTGTACATTTCCAGTTCTGTTCTGTCTATTTGAAGATGCATTCTAAGAGAACATCTGATACTAATAAAACTCATTTTTGAAATTTTGCATTCTTCTAAACATTTTAGCAACTTATTCTGGAATGTACAATGCTGATTGGTCAGTGTCTCTGACTGCCTAGTAGTCATAGATAGCATATCTTTGAGGGCAGCAGGGTTCCTTAGAGGCCTGCCAGTGTAAGCAGGTGGTGCAGAGAGAGCTAATGCAGAGGTAATGGTTGGGTAAAGATATTTCCTAGATAACTTTAAGTTCTCCTCACTGAAGGTAATATCTAGTTCAGGACAATCCctttcaaacattttattttgcccCTTGTCATGCTCTTTAGGGTCCTTCTCCTCATTGCTTTCACTTAATGGTCCAACACTCGTCCTAGTTAGCCCTTCTTTCCTGTCACCAttaactggcctgtcaatcatcttgtcacagttaaaatactccacatttcatttccCACCATATTGAGAAAAGAATTAACACTTTgttctgccagtcatgggtctttcatgtggagaacacataatgatgcatttaagtTAATGGCCAAACTgacctttaaaaaaatgcacattATTGTTGCAGATGGAACATAACAcggataacattaaataaatatttatataggGTTAAATGTTGATTATTAGTCAACCCCTTTATCTATACCCAAAGACCCACGAAGAATGGGTGGATTATGTCCCTAAACAGAATTGCTCATCTGTCATCTAAACAAATTTCTGTCtaaaaatcaattaatttaTTAGAAAGTGTTGATTTATAAAGAGTAATACAAATGAGACGGTCAATGACACTGCTTGCCCCAGACATTAACAGGGTTTTAATAAGATTTTATTGTTCACTGAGAGTTCAATTTTTTATAGCTATAGCAAAATCTGCCTTAgacataacaaaaataaataaataataataatagaaatacCAAAATAATCCATTATGATTCTATTGACATTTCCAATaaaagggcttttcacacaACAGTTATCATTGAGTCATTCTAAACCATGGGTAAACTAAATCCTGGGTTATCTAGTTACAGAGTTTTCCCTTCCGTTTTCCAGTTTTTCCCTCAGAAGCCGAAACATAGCCTAGTCAACACAGTGTTTCTGTGATTGTACAAACCATGTGCATATGAGGCAACAAATGCGTTTGGCTGTCTGCTAAGCCTTAATATTCTAACATTGTAATGGAAACTTTAGGCATCTTCTAATGGCCTTGTTGTCGATACTCTAAGGCTTTGAATGTTTTCCATGTGACATCCACACCTACATGATGGGGTTACTTAATTTCGCCATTCTGCCGTAGCAGCACATTGTAAAAGGGTGGGGAgcaaacatgaataaaaaatgcttaaaaataaGATACAACACATACATGCTTCAAACTGAATTTATTTGCAGATAATTAGGAAAATGAACTTGTAAAGGACTGACCAGGTTGATCATAGAGTTAGTTATTAGCTATGATATCTTTGATCCAGTCAGTGTAGCGACACACCTCAGTATAAACCCCAGGAAAGCCTGGCCGAGCACAGCCTTTGCCAAAGGAAACAACACCACTTAGTTTACCGTTGCACACTAAAGGCCCACCAGAATCCCCCTGAGAAGAAAATTGTAAaatgaaaaaggacaaaaatgtgtgtttgcataaaaatataaaacgcATATAAAGAGGAAGACTAAGTCAATGACATACCTGACACGAGTCTTTGCCTCCCTCCATAAATCCAGCACAGAACATGTTTTCAGTTATTGATGTACCATATGCACCCTTACACTGCTTCTTTGAGAGTACAGGCAACTTCAAACACTGCAGGGAATAAGCAGAGccaactggaaaaaaaatatgaacagCGCTACAACTTGTGATCTTTTACGTATTACTGAATGCATGTTTTTATGTCTgacaatattatattaaagtttAAGAAGATTTTCATTACTCATCTCACCTCCAGTTTTGCCCCATCCAGAAACTAAGCACTGCTCCCCTGCAGAAGAGCAGCTGGTTGTCAGAGGGATTGGCTTTACATACTTGTTGATGATGGCAGGCTTTCTCAGCTTGATCAGCATGATGTCATTGTTAAAAGGCTGATCATTATATTCCAGGTGACGAATCATCTTCTCCGCCCCGATCTTCTGCTCTGTGGCTTCATTAACAGACTTGTTGTGCTTTCCCAGATGGATGTTGAGATGCGAACGTCTATTTGACAAGGAACACATATTTTACTCAGGCCATAATGCAGTGTTGATCAAAATATTGACTACCTACTACATATTAGTTATGTAGATAGTCTCAAATAGGTTGTCTAAGAGACTGGTTATGCCAAGGCAATTACAGATAATAAAATTCCCGTAGTTTGGTGAAtgatacataaaaaaatatattatttcttGAAGTCAGAAAGgagtcatatttaaatattgtacacaaatgtaaaagtttggtaacaatttattttaaggtgacgcaGTTACACATTACtaaatgtacttactatagtaataacagtgaATTATGCATAATGACAAGTAgccaactaaccctaaaccaaaaccTAACCGTAACTCAATAGTAAGTATATGtagttaatattactcagtacttatttgagtaagaACAATGTAACTaagtcaccttaaaataaagtgtaaccaatttatttatttatttatttatttatttatttatttatttatttatttatttatttatttatttattttttcttaactAGAACTAATGAACTGTCATCTTTACTAAAGTACtgaatgtgtgatttttttattttattttattttatttatttatttattttacagcctTTTATTTAGAAATTCTGGCATTTTTAGTGTACATATTAGGAAATTGGAAACAATAATAACCTGTTGTTAACCTCACTTTTTTAAGCCATAAATTAATAGATTATTTACTCACAAGAATTTGCAATGAGCAGCAGACACAACCCATCTTTCATTAATCAAAGATCCTCCACACAATTTACGCCCAGCAATAAGGTACACTTGCCAAGGCTGAGAGTGGGGCGGACATTCATAACCTCCAATGATTTCATCACCTGTGCTGCAAActtcattaaaaatgaattattttattaatgttagaCTACCTATAATACATGTCAGTGTAGACATAAACTAACAAGTGTCATTAATGATAATTAATAAGATAGATCTACATACCCACAGCTGCAGCCAGCAAAGTGAACACAACAGTCTTCATTGCAGTGGAGGAGAGAAGGACTGCTCACAGCTTTAGAGCACTTCTGCAAAGTTCAAGACTAGAATTCATGTTTTAAGTGATTGTTTTAACACACCTACAGAACAGAACAACCAATAAAATCACAACAAATGATTCGGAAGTAGCAAAGTGTATGTGAGACAACAGTTTTTTCataagcataaaaaaaaaaaaaatgtgttggaAGGAAGAGTTGACAGTATAAAGCTGACATAAAAACAGATGACCAAAATGCTGTTTTACTTTTTGAGTGACACAAAACTTTAGATTTTGAAGACTTTTTATTATGTAATGTATGGTTTACTTAAATGTTCTACAAAACTAAGACTTCAGTTTATAGAAACAACAcaatgaatgggaatatacttcagagatattttactcataagaattttttaggggtgccaataattgtggccaacatgtagaaaaacatttatttcataatgtgattccccccactttcaattgttttacttcgAGGGAAGGTTAgagttttgtgaattttttgaatgaaagatcaaaaggataaacaatgcagatttattttcacaactACCTTTGCTCGTATTTACTAAGAGTGTAaatatttgtggagggcactgtactatacttacaaaataatttacataaaaaatgaaaGGATTAGtcaacttttaaataaacttttcctgataatttactcacccccatgtcatccaagatgttcatgtcttcctttcatcagtcgaaaagaaattaaagtttttgatgaaaacatttccgGGTATGTTTTAGCCGTCCGCATTCGTGCACCGCCCGCATGACATAAGTTTCGTCATGTGGAGGGCTCGCGTGCAACAGAGCATGCACAAACAGGACAGAATaatccactaggtggcaataagCACAGTACTGAGCACAGTGTGCAGAAGAGTGTGTAAAGAACAATTCAAAAACAAGACGAGTAAACTCAGAAGCATGCCTTCTCCATCGTTTTTGATTCGCATTGGTGGATGCACTATTTTTCTTCTCCGATCCTGCCCAGCGAATATCCAGTTGATGACACGATGTCTggtaaaagtataaaaaaattgtactgCGCATGTGTCGAACTTGGTATAC
The nucleotide sequence above comes from Chanodichthys erythropterus isolate Z2021 chromosome 7, ASM2448905v1, whole genome shotgun sequence. Encoded proteins:
- the LOC137023133 gene encoding trypsin-2-like, yielding MKTVVFTLLAAAVVCSTGDEIIGGYECPPHSQPWQVYLIAGRKLCGGSLINERWVVSAAHCKFLRSHLNIHLGKHNKSVNEATEQKIGAEKMIRHLEYNDQPFNNDIMLIKLRKPAIINKYVKPIPLTTSCSSAGEQCLVSGWGKTGVGSAYSLQCLKLPVLSKKQCKGAYGTSITENMFCAGFMEGGKDSCQGDSGGPLVCNGKLSGVVSFGKGCARPGFPGVYTEVCRYTDWIKDIIANN